From Procambarus clarkii isolate CNS0578487 chromosome 73, FALCON_Pclarkii_2.0, whole genome shotgun sequence, one genomic window encodes:
- the LOC138356614 gene encoding piggyBac transposable element-derived protein 4-like: MRHRMAPHEQGPSTWSNFPSPSLPIPTVPRPASAPGPRFPRHDATIDSRKTPKVFVWSDGTDFVPQIPGFDNSDVGITDIFPDKGADMCEMDYFTAYFDEPLIEYIVHETNKYATDLIDEEFSDYSRLQRWKDTTVGEMYVFFALCMLMKNCVKHVIDHYWSKDHTVPTPMFSKYMSRDRFVKILRCLHFANDEDRNDDDRLWKVRHVLNELIGKYRDFYIPAQKLVIDESLVLFKGRLAFKQYIPSKPLIWIEILCTL; this comes from the coding sequence ATgcggcaccgcatggcaccacatgaacaAGGACCCTCAACATGGAGTAATTTTCCGTCACCGTCCCTGCCCATCCCTACTGTTCCtagacctgcttcagctcctggtccacggtttCCTCGCCATGATGCCACTATTGACTCTCGAAAGACACCCAAAgtttttgtgtggagtgatgggacagattttgttccacaaattcctggTTTTGATAATTCAGATGTTGGAATTACAGACATTTTCCCTGATAAAGGTGCagatatgtgtgaaatggactattttactgcatattttgatgagccgctaATTGAATATATTGTTCATGAAACGAACAAATATGCGACTGATCTCATTGATGAGGAGTTCTCCGATTATTCACGTTTGCAGCGATGGAAAGATacgactgtaggtgaaatgtatgtgtttttcgcactgtgtatgttgatgaaaaattgtgtcaaacacgtaatcgaccattattggagcaaagaccatactGTTCCAACACCGATGTTCAgcaaatatatgtctcgagaccgATTTGTGAAAATCCTCAGGTGCCTTCACTTTGCAAATGATGAAGACCGGAATGATgatgatagactttggaaggtaaggcacgtcctgaatgaacttattggaaagtacagggatttctacataccagctcagaagcttgtgattgacgaatcccttgtgcttttcaaaggacgtctcGCCTTCAAGCAATATATTCCTTCCAAGCCactgatttggattgaaattctttgtactctgtga